A genomic window from Clostridium aceticum includes:
- the glnA gene encoding type I glutamate--ammonia ligase: MSNLNSDDVKRIVREENVRFIRLQFTDVFGKLKNVAITPNQLDTALNNEIMFDGSSIDGFVRIEESDMYLAPDPSTFTIFPWKSNGYGKIARMICDVYNPDGTPFEGCPRNVLKKKISQLKEHGFEFYVGPEVEFFLFEADEKGRPTTEVQDHAGYFDLGPTDLGEEARRDICLTLEEMGFEIEASHHEVAPGQHEIDFKYDDALKTADNVSTFKLVVKSIAKKHGLHATFMPKPITGKHGTCMHLNQSLYKNGENAFYCSDDSLGLSQEAYYYIGGLIKHAREFAAITNATVNSYKRFVPGFEAPTDIAWATANRSPLIRIPAKRGAATRVELRNPDPTANHYLAFASVLAAGLEGIKNKIQPPSCCNENIYDIDDKDKKSRGIQQFPESLKEAVIELEKSQLMKETLGSHIHATYVEAKKKEWLEYSQEVHQWEIEKYLAQY, encoded by the coding sequence TTGAGTAATTTAAACAGTGACGATGTGAAACGGATTGTAAGAGAGGAAAATGTACGCTTCATTAGATTACAGTTTACTGATGTTTTTGGTAAATTAAAAAATGTAGCTATTACGCCTAATCAATTAGATACTGCATTGAATAATGAAATTATGTTTGATGGCTCTTCTATTGATGGGTTTGTAAGAATAGAAGAGTCGGATATGTACTTAGCTCCAGACCCTTCAACATTCACCATATTTCCTTGGAAATCAAATGGTTACGGGAAGATAGCAAGAATGATTTGTGATGTTTATAATCCCGATGGAACACCATTTGAAGGCTGTCCTCGTAATGTTTTAAAGAAAAAAATTAGCCAATTAAAAGAACATGGTTTTGAATTTTATGTGGGTCCAGAGGTAGAGTTTTTTCTGTTTGAAGCTGACGAGAAAGGAAGACCTACTACAGAGGTGCAGGATCATGCTGGGTACTTTGACTTAGGTCCTACGGATCTAGGGGAAGAGGCAAGACGAGATATATGTCTTACTTTAGAAGAGATGGGCTTTGAGATTGAAGCTTCTCACCATGAAGTAGCTCCAGGACAACATGAAATTGACTTTAAGTACGATGATGCCCTTAAAACGGCTGACAACGTTTCGACATTTAAACTGGTAGTAAAAAGCATTGCGAAAAAACATGGATTACATGCTACCTTCATGCCTAAGCCAATTACTGGAAAACATGGAACCTGTATGCATCTTAATCAATCCCTTTATAAAAATGGGGAAAATGCTTTTTATTGTAGTGATGATTCACTAGGCTTAAGCCAAGAAGCCTATTATTATATAGGAGGACTTATAAAGCATGCTAGAGAGTTTGCTGCTATTACCAATGCCACAGTAAACTCATATAAACGATTCGTACCTGGGTTTGAAGCACCCACTGATATTGCTTGGGCCACTGCCAATAGAAGCCCTTTAATAAGAATTCCAGCAAAAAGAGGAGCAGCCACAAGAGTAGAACTAAGAAATCCAGACCCTACTGCAAATCATTATTTAGCCTTTGCTTCCGTACTAGCTGCTGGGCTTGAAGGAATAAAAAATAAAATTCAGCCGCCATCCTGCTGTAATGAAAATATTTATGATATTGACGATAAGGATAAAAAAAGTCGTGGTATACAGCAGTTTCCTGAGAGTTTAAAGGAGGCTGTAATAGAATTAGAAAAGAGCCAACTAATGAAGGAAACCTTAGGGTCTCATATACATGCAACCTATGTGGAGGCCAAAAAGAAGGAGTGGCTAGAATATAGCCAAGAAGTGCATCAATGGGAGATTGAAAAGTATTTAGCACAATATTAG
- a CDS encoding FMN-binding protein, with the protein MKKLSILFIIVMLFALVGCSSSPAATETESNWKDGSYVGTGKGYQSDIEVEVVIEGGKIAKVEIVSAGDTPGISDAAIDAIPEAVLEAQSSEVDVVSNATRTSEGIIQAVEAALKNAEK; encoded by the coding sequence ATGAAGAAACTATCTATTTTATTTATTATAGTGATGTTATTTGCTTTGGTTGGATGTAGCAGTTCCCCCGCTGCTACTGAAACTGAAAGCAACTGGAAGGATGGAAGTTATGTAGGTACTGGAAAAGGCTATCAGTCTGATATTGAGGTAGAAGTAGTGATAGAAGGTGGAAAAATCGCAAAAGTTGAAATTGTTTCTGCTGGCGATACCCCAGGTATTTCTGACGCTGCCATCGATGCGATTCCAGAGGCTGTATTGGAAGCTCAATCTTCAGAAGTAGATGTAGTTAGTAATGCAACGAGAACAAGTGAAGGTATTATTCAAGCGGTAGAAGCGGCTTTGAAAAATGCTGAAAAATAA
- a CDS encoding YciI family protein: protein MQFLITGYDGSDEKALERRMAVREEHLALVKNMADEKKHLYGAALLDENEKMIGSFLVVDFPSREELDAYLKIEPYVVGNVWQKIEVTPCKVAPTFMELYK, encoded by the coding sequence ATGCAATTTTTAATTACAGGATATGATGGAAGTGACGAAAAGGCTCTTGAAAGAAGAATGGCTGTCCGGGAGGAACATTTGGCACTTGTTAAAAACATGGCTGACGAAAAGAAACATCTATATGGTGCTGCTTTGCTTGATGAAAACGAGAAAATGATTGGTTCATTCCTTGTAGTGGATTTTCCCTCAAGAGAAGAGCTTGATGCATATTTAAAGATAGAGCCCTATGTGGTAGGAAATGTATGGCAGAAAATTGAAGTTACACCTTGTAAAGTCGCTCCTACCTTTATGGAGCTATATAAATAA
- a CDS encoding LytR/AlgR family response regulator transcription factor produces the protein MGKILIVEDDPIISKGLAELAQSIHSELELIITEYAEEALNCAKKDVIDAFFLDIQLKDYSGLLLGKKIREIDAYKLTPIVFITAIPTRELLAYKEIHCYDYIVKPFTEEEVTKVFQTIIRHGINKKEEKKPMLKLKQKVYSYLIKQEEIIYIESISRKLLIVTVKEKFIVSTYTLNQILDKLTEDFLQCHKGYIVNINYVKKIDKLNNLIQLKETDFRIPIGRKYKEILVGKCI, from the coding sequence ATGGGAAAGATTTTAATTGTTGAAGACGATCCTATCATCAGTAAAGGATTAGCAGAACTTGCTCAATCGATTCATTCTGAATTGGAGCTGATTATTACGGAATATGCTGAGGAAGCACTAAACTGCGCAAAAAAAGATGTTATTGATGCATTTTTTCTAGATATTCAATTAAAGGACTACTCAGGATTGTTGTTAGGAAAAAAAATCAGGGAAATAGATGCCTACAAGCTAACACCCATCGTATTTATTACAGCTATTCCTACCAGAGAGTTATTAGCCTATAAAGAGATTCATTGTTATGATTATATTGTTAAACCATTTACTGAAGAAGAGGTGACAAAAGTCTTTCAGACAATCATCCGCCATGGTATTAATAAAAAAGAAGAAAAAAAACCAATGCTTAAATTAAAACAGAAGGTCTATTCCTATCTTATTAAACAAGAAGAAATTATCTATATTGAATCAATAAGCAGAAAACTATTGATTGTGACGGTGAAAGAAAAGTTTATTGTTTCTACTTATACATTAAATCAGATATTGGATAAGTTAACAGAGGATTTTTTGCAATGTCATAAAGGATATATTGTTAATATCAACTATGTTAAAAAAATTGATAAGTTAAATAATCTTATCCAGTTAAAAGAAACAGATTTCCGTATTCCTATAGGCAGAAAATATAAGGAGATTCTAGTAGGTAAATGCATATGA
- a CDS encoding response regulator produces the protein MKKKISILLVDDHSIVRWGIRSLIEENQRLVVCGEAETLTEAIELVEELLPDVVLLDVRLPDGDGVIGCKRIKTLAPKSKVLMLTAYAEDQIVIEAIKAGADGYILKNIESKKIMQAIFDVYEGTGFLDPCLTESVLNQIKSSKGKSNLQLTLREEEILDLLCVGKSNKEIASALEISEKTVRNYVSKIMDKINVTNRTEAALFWSRLKSRGG, from the coding sequence GTGAAAAAAAAGATTAGTATATTGCTAGTAGACGATCACTCTATTGTTCGTTGGGGTATTCGGTCTCTTATAGAAGAAAATCAACGACTAGTGGTTTGTGGCGAAGCAGAAACCCTTACTGAAGCTATTGAACTAGTAGAAGAGCTTTTACCAGATGTGGTGTTGCTGGATGTAAGACTACCAGACGGGGATGGTGTGATTGGATGTAAACGTATCAAAACATTGGCACCGAAGTCTAAAGTGCTAATGCTAACTGCTTATGCAGAAGATCAGATTGTTATAGAGGCCATCAAAGCTGGTGCAGATGGGTACATACTAAAAAATATTGAAAGCAAGAAAATTATGCAGGCTATTTTTGATGTTTATGAAGGAACTGGATTTTTAGATCCCTGTTTGACAGAAAGTGTGTTAAATCAGATAAAAAGTAGTAAGGGCAAAAGTAATCTGCAGCTAACTCTGAGGGAGGAAGAGATTTTAGATCTGCTCTGTGTAGGGAAAAGTAACAAAGAAATTGCCAGCGCCCTAGAGATCTCTGAAAAAACTGTTAGAAATTATGTTAGTAAAATTATGGATAAAATCAATGTCACAAATCGTACCGAAGCTGCTTTGTTTTGGTCGAGACTTAAGTCCCGTGGAGGTTGA
- a CDS encoding sensor histidine kinase gives MTLFQLMIMSTFDLVGYITISKKLLKNRNGNKWFYGLCILVFSFIGASFTRYIPQEYSMFINAALVIYMFRLLYKRRVSETIYLYILSVIIILCVQLSVIILLETLSNGIEYIFFHGIIAQSIAILLVMIVSVSLPIHLMFQFIIKNNKVFKLLIFNLFVLLITILFYWHVDISSMIKNIISLTFFSTGAIFVNFILLKNGLKNQYEEQQLQVYEKYLPVIDELIKELRARQHEFDNHIQALKMITVTSTNYEDIMHSMKKYTHELEIKNDLGDLIKLNNKVLAGFLYNKRKLAKKLGVDFEIIIEDYAFIAKLKNFELVEVVGNLINNAFETGIDNNVVKLILSKEKDMYVIEIRNKHPYLNRDKINTIFKKGFSTKPYIDRGYGLYNLKKIVNRYNGEIEVLNEEYDGENYLVFRVLVN, from the coding sequence ATGACACTATTTCAACTAATGATCATGTCCACCTTTGATCTTGTAGGATATATTACTATCTCAAAAAAATTATTGAAAAATAGAAATGGGAACAAATGGTTCTATGGACTATGTATTTTGGTCTTTTCCTTTATAGGTGCTTCATTTACAAGATACATACCACAAGAATATAGTATGTTTATTAACGCAGCTCTAGTTATCTATATGTTTCGTTTGCTTTATAAAAGAAGAGTTAGTGAGACGATATATCTATATATATTAAGTGTAATTATCATATTATGTGTACAATTAAGTGTCATAATATTATTGGAAACTTTAAGTAATGGTATAGAATATATTTTTTTTCATGGAATCATTGCACAGAGTATAGCAATATTGCTGGTGATGATAGTAAGTGTATCTTTACCGATTCATCTGATGTTTCAATTTATTATTAAAAATAATAAAGTCTTTAAGTTGTTGATATTCAATTTATTTGTTTTATTGATTACTATACTATTTTATTGGCATGTTGACATCAGTAGTATGATAAAAAATATCATAAGCCTTACTTTTTTTTCTACTGGAGCTATTTTTGTAAATTTTATTTTATTAAAAAACGGACTGAAAAATCAATACGAAGAGCAGCAACTACAGGTGTATGAAAAATATTTACCTGTTATTGATGAATTAATCAAAGAATTGAGGGCAAGACAACATGAATTTGATAACCATATCCAGGCATTAAAAATGATAACCGTTACAAGCACAAATTATGAAGACATTATGCACTCCATGAAAAAATATACACATGAACTTGAAATAAAAAATGATTTAGGTGATCTAATTAAGCTTAACAACAAAGTGCTGGCAGGTTTTCTATATAACAAGAGAAAACTTGCGAAAAAGCTAGGTGTTGATTTTGAGATCATAATTGAGGATTATGCTTTCATAGCAAAACTAAAAAATTTTGAATTAGTGGAGGTCGTCGGTAATCTAATAAATAATGCCTTTGAAACAGGAATAGATAACAATGTCGTTAAACTAATATTATCAAAAGAAAAAGATATGTATGTTATTGAAATCAGAAATAAACATCCATATCTAAATAGAGACAAAATAAATACTATCTTTAAGAAAGGATTTTCAACGAAGCCTTACATTGACAGAGGTTATGGTTTATATAATCTGAAAAAAATTGTGAATAGATATAATGGGGAAATAGAAGTGTTAAATGAAGAATATGATGGTGAAAACTATCTTGTATTTAGAGTGCTAGTCAATTGA
- a CDS encoding ABC transporter ATP-binding protein → MLKKFIQYYKPHLPLFIMDFSCAFVMAGMDLVFPFVVGKMIDDVLPSRNLQTILWVGIGMLVLYVFRSILQYTVDYWGHVLGVRMEKDMRRDLFHHLHKLPFNYFDNTKTGHIMSRLVNDLNEISELAHHGPEDLFIATVTLVGSFFIMIFIHVPLTLITFSIIPIVLIFAISKNKTMQHAFRNMRLKLADINAQVEDSVAGVRVVKSFTNEVYEEEKFAIGNKNFKESKEVGYKVMAEFFAGVTFFANFIHLVVLIFGGIFIYQGSMTTGELIGFLLYVSMFLQPMRKLTILVENYQKGMAGFHRFYETLQLQPEIVDMPNAEDIDQVKGRITFKNVTFSYNNKASVLENISFTIQPGETVAIVGPSGGGKTTLCSLIPRFYEVDNGIIEIDDKNIQKVTQKSLRQNIGIVQQDVFLFSGTIKENIAYGKITATDEEIIAAAKKANAHEFIMNLENGYDTYIGERGVKLSGGQKQRLSIARIFLKNPPILILDEATSALDNETEKVIQASLHHLSENRTTLIIAHRLTTIREADRIMVLTEEGIVEEGDHENLLAQNGVYTKLYKAQFSELTPDVA, encoded by the coding sequence ATGTTAAAGAAATTTATACAGTATTACAAGCCTCACTTACCTCTTTTTATCATGGACTTTAGTTGTGCCTTTGTGATGGCGGGTATGGATTTAGTATTTCCTTTTGTTGTAGGTAAAATGATTGATGATGTGCTTCCCAGCAGAAACCTACAAACCATTTTATGGGTAGGAATTGGAATGCTGGTATTGTATGTCTTCAGGAGTATCTTACAATATACTGTTGATTATTGGGGACATGTATTGGGGGTAAGGATGGAAAAGGATATGCGTAGAGATTTGTTCCATCATTTGCACAAGCTTCCCTTTAATTACTTCGACAATACAAAAACAGGTCATATTATGTCTAGATTAGTGAATGATCTAAATGAAATATCTGAATTAGCCCATCATGGGCCAGAGGACCTTTTTATAGCCACAGTCACTCTAGTAGGATCTTTTTTCATTATGATATTTATTCATGTTCCTTTGACACTGATCACTTTTTCAATTATCCCTATTGTTTTGATCTTTGCAATTTCTAAGAATAAAACAATGCAGCATGCCTTTAGAAACATGAGATTAAAACTAGCAGATATCAATGCCCAAGTAGAAGATAGCGTTGCAGGTGTTCGGGTAGTAAAGTCATTTACAAATGAAGTTTATGAAGAAGAAAAGTTTGCAATAGGTAATAAAAATTTCAAAGAGTCCAAAGAAGTAGGTTACAAGGTCATGGCTGAATTCTTTGCTGGTGTTACTTTTTTTGCTAACTTTATTCATTTAGTCGTTTTAATCTTTGGTGGAATATTTATCTATCAAGGGAGCATGACTACCGGAGAACTGATAGGCTTTTTATTATATGTATCTATGTTTTTACAGCCTATGCGAAAACTTACTATTTTAGTAGAAAACTACCAAAAGGGGATGGCAGGCTTTCATCGTTTTTATGAAACACTGCAGTTGCAACCAGAAATTGTTGATATGCCTAATGCAGAAGATATAGATCAGGTCAAAGGAAGAATTACTTTTAAAAATGTCACCTTTAGTTATAATAATAAAGCTAGTGTCCTAGAGAATATTAGCTTTACTATTCAGCCTGGGGAAACAGTAGCTATTGTAGGACCCTCAGGCGGCGGAAAAACAACCCTTTGCAGTCTTATTCCTAGGTTTTATGAAGTGGATAACGGTATTATCGAAATTGATGATAAGAATATTCAAAAAGTTACACAAAAATCTTTACGTCAAAATATCGGTATTGTGCAACAAGATGTTTTCCTGTTTTCAGGTACAATAAAGGAAAATATTGCTTATGGTAAAATCACCGCTACAGATGAAGAGATTATAGCAGCCGCTAAAAAAGCAAATGCCCATGAATTTATTATGAACTTAGAAAACGGCTATGACACTTATATCGGAGAAAGAGGTGTCAAATTGTCTGGAGGACAAAAACAAAGACTATCTATTGCTAGAATCTTTTTGAAGAATCCTCCTATCCTTATCTTAGATGAAGCTACATCTGCCTTAGATAACGAAACAGAGAAGGTGATTCAGGCATCTTTGCATCACTTATCAGAAAACAGAACAACATTAATTATAGCCCATCGTTTAACTACCATCAGAGAGGCAGATAGAATTATGGTGTTGACAGAAGAAGGAATCGTAGAAGAAGGAGATCACGAAAATTTATTAGCACAGAATGGCGTCTATACAAAGCTATATAAAGCACAATTTAGTGAATTGACTCCTGATGTAGCCTAA
- a CDS encoding C40 family peptidase: MKERISSYSIEKLVDQFRNVPFVHNGRSVEKGVDCLGLVILFYKEFGINLPSDDGVTIEKDWYRKDPERLIRGIKGLGGINIEVDQLQPLDLVYFAINRHIITHTGIMINNKEFLHTRPIIGVSKDPLEGKWKRRFKGALRLLQ; this comes from the coding sequence ATGAAGGAAAGAATTAGCAGTTATAGCATAGAAAAGTTAGTTGATCAGTTTAGAAATGTCCCATTTGTTCATAATGGACGTTCCGTTGAAAAGGGTGTTGACTGCTTAGGACTTGTGATTCTCTTCTATAAAGAATTTGGTATAAATCTGCCCAGTGATGATGGAGTGACCATAGAAAAAGACTGGTATAGAAAAGACCCTGAGAGACTTATACGAGGAATCAAAGGTTTAGGGGGAATAAACATTGAGGTTGACCAGCTGCAACCACTGGACTTAGTTTACTTTGCCATCAACCGTCATATTATAACCCATACGGGCATTATGATAAATAATAAGGAGTTTCTGCATACCCGTCCAATTATAGGGGTTTCAAAAGATCCTTTGGAAGGGAAGTGGAAAAGACGGTTTAAAGGAGCACTGAGGCTCCTACAATAA
- a CDS encoding FAD-dependent oxidoreductase, which translates to MYKNKTLLTLGILILSFALLVGCAKPPVQADDPAPQAPEVSDIETDVLVIGGGGAGLVSAITAAENGAKVVLVEKMPMVGGNTMISATGFTASDTALHEEAGVPFTVEDHINRTMDMGKDIPDEELVRLLAEESNAVYEWLTSLGLSYKLNEDEPWWIIPTEGHYGAQLVAAFQNEAAKHSDLEIRLNNKATELVVEDGNVVGAKVEDKDGNVYTIKANAVVLATGGFGNAPDLIGEYNPKFAGAHNVMSTAGPTGDGFRMATAVGAATRDMEYHQMRPLATPGYWIRESVISQEGLGGVLVNKDGERFANETLRPLDLVPEVLAQKDSVAYVIFDADVYATNNGKAAVERGGMIEADTIEELAEKLGLDAEVVAATVAAYNEGQDEFDRETMGKVTTAPFYGVEVAPSSHYTMGGLVFNRNAEILDEAGNPILGLYGAGEILGGLYGPGRLAGNNTLDDVVFGKIAGKNAANLK; encoded by the coding sequence ATGTATAAAAATAAGACTTTGTTAACGCTAGGCATATTAATCCTTTCATTTGCTTTACTCGTTGGATGTGCTAAGCCGCCAGTGCAAGCTGACGATCCAGCGCCACAGGCACCGGAAGTTAGTGATATTGAAACAGATGTATTAGTTATCGGTGGTGGAGGTGCTGGTCTTGTATCTGCTATTACAGCAGCTGAAAACGGTGCCAAAGTTGTCCTAGTAGAAAAAATGCCAATGGTAGGCGGAAACACTATGATTTCTGCAACTGGGTTTACAGCTTCTGATACAGCTTTACACGAAGAGGCAGGAGTTCCTTTTACTGTGGAAGATCATATCAATAGAACCATGGATATGGGAAAAGATATACCTGACGAAGAGTTAGTGCGACTTTTGGCTGAAGAAAGTAATGCAGTTTATGAGTGGTTAACCTCGCTAGGATTAAGCTATAAGCTTAATGAAGATGAACCTTGGTGGATTATCCCTACTGAAGGACATTATGGGGCTCAGCTAGTTGCAGCCTTCCAAAATGAAGCTGCAAAGCATAGTGATTTAGAAATCAGATTAAATAATAAAGCTACTGAGTTAGTCGTAGAAGATGGTAACGTTGTAGGAGCTAAAGTTGAAGATAAAGATGGAAACGTTTATACAATCAAAGCAAATGCTGTAGTATTAGCAACAGGTGGTTTTGGTAATGCACCAGATCTAATAGGGGAATACAATCCTAAATTTGCAGGTGCTCATAATGTAATGAGTACAGCAGGCCCTACTGGAGATGGATTTAGAATGGCAACTGCCGTTGGTGCAGCAACAAGAGATATGGAATACCATCAAATGAGACCGTTAGCAACACCTGGATACTGGATTAGAGAGTCTGTTATTAGTCAAGAAGGATTAGGCGGCGTTTTAGTAAATAAAGATGGTGAGAGATTTGCAAATGAGACTTTAAGACCATTGGATTTAGTACCAGAAGTACTTGCTCAAAAAGATAGTGTAGCTTATGTAATCTTTGATGCGGATGTATATGCAACCAATAATGGTAAAGCTGCAGTGGAAAGAGGCGGTATGATAGAAGCAGATACAATCGAAGAGTTAGCTGAAAAGCTTGGTTTAGATGCTGAGGTTGTAGCAGCTACAGTAGCAGCATACAATGAAGGTCAAGATGAGTTTGACAGAGAAACAATGGGTAAAGTGACAACTGCTCCATTCTACGGAGTAGAGGTAGCACCATCTTCTCACTACACCATGGGAGGATTAGTCTTCAACAGAAATGCTGAAATCCTTGATGAAGCGGGTAACCCAATTCTTGGTTTATATGGTGCAGGGGAAATTCTAGGAGGATTATACGGTCCTGGTCGTTTAGCTGGAAATAACACATTAGATGATGTTGTGTTTGGTAAAATTGCTGGAAAAAATGCAGCTAACCTAAAGTAA
- a CDS encoding accessory gene regulator ArgB-like protein has translation MIVLIRIVTRRIHKYFETEFSLCEMDSIKLRYTLEVIINDFSKLIVLFLVFTLLDKQMNFIYSFLALSTLRPFTGGLHFKTYIGCILFSAAFFYLSIFLVLSIFLDFFITLVLFIFALLIVILLAPIPSEARPTYSRKKITTFKFLSAMIIVFHLFMYFFTNKNPYFIHSIWVIVLQCIQLLLRKGGLMYESRKDKLQKINRYPM, from the coding sequence GTGATTGTTTTGATTAGAATTGTGACTCGTAGGATACATAAATATTTTGAAACTGAATTTAGTCTTTGTGAAATGGACAGCATTAAACTGAGATATACATTAGAGGTGATCATCAATGATTTTTCTAAACTGATTGTCTTATTTCTTGTATTTACTCTATTAGACAAACAAATGAATTTTATTTATTCCTTTTTGGCTTTATCTACCCTTCGTCCCTTTACTGGTGGCTTGCATTTTAAAACATATATAGGTTGTATCTTATTTAGTGCTGCTTTCTTTTATCTATCTATATTTTTAGTACTTTCTATTTTTCTTGATTTTTTTATTACCTTGGTCTTATTTATCTTTGCCCTATTGATAGTTATTTTACTAGCCCCTATTCCTTCAGAAGCTAGACCCACTTATTCTCGTAAAAAAATCACTACATTTAAGTTCTTAAGTGCAATGATAATAGTTTTTCATCTCTTTATGTATTTTTTTACAAATAAAAACCCATACTTCATTCACTCCATATGGGTTATAGTTTTGCAATGTATTCAATTGCTATTAAGAAAGGGGGGTTTAATGTATGAAAGCAGAAAAGATAAGCTTCAAAAGATTAACAGGTATCCTATGTAA
- a CDS encoding AgrD family cyclic lactone autoinducer peptide: MKAEKISFKRLTGILCNLLIFIAPLFISKVACFSFWGEPNCPDCLKEPAGPSID; the protein is encoded by the coding sequence ATGAAAGCAGAAAAGATAAGCTTCAAAAGATTAACAGGTATCCTATGTAATTTATTGATTTTTATTGCACCCTTGTTTATTTCAAAGGTAGCTTGTTTTTCTTTTTGGGGAGAACCAAATTGTCCTGATTGTTTAAAAGAACCAGCTGGTCCTTCAATTGACTAG
- a CDS encoding sensor histidine kinase codes for MGKYEYVILFFIYGLAFFSMGISALQQKGVKISNFQLLKSIKYLGIFGVIHGITEWVIMLRITSVYVEWDFALFLVQIFLNAFSFMFLLIFGLRLLQGTHDRKRSSYIPVCLFLLWATAVIYSVVFHDNYEFWFSFYSALSRYFLGFPATVITACALLKESKTMSLLKLNKIALNYKAMAFFFIIYGILAGVLVGEKNFFPANIINKELFQYIFGFPVELGRGIAAVVITVLFIQAIDIFRWEANEKITQLTKMQLISNERKKLAREIHDGIIQNLFATGLQVENLLGKEKDSQHRNNLKEIKSNLNDVISQIRDFMSKMVTKRIEIEDLKASLLELIQQFEKISDLDITFEYNIPPVVLGYLSPDKSTNVYYIVQEALYNVCKHADATKVKVKLTSDLNVVVVSVEDNGKGFKEDMVYSEKSYGIISMKERAELIQGSIAIENTSKGVKILLIAPWEEETSEKKD; via the coding sequence ATGGGAAAATATGAATATGTAATCCTGTTTTTTATTTATGGTTTAGCTTTTTTCTCGATGGGAATATCAGCTCTTCAGCAAAAGGGTGTGAAAATCAGTAATTTTCAATTATTAAAATCAATTAAATATTTAGGTATTTTTGGCGTGATTCATGGGATAACTGAGTGGGTAATTATGTTAAGGATTACTAGTGTGTATGTTGAATGGGATTTTGCATTGTTTTTGGTACAGATATTTTTGAACGCTTTTTCTTTTATGTTTTTGCTTATTTTTGGTTTGAGACTACTTCAGGGTACACATGACAGAAAAAGGAGCAGTTATATTCCTGTTTGTTTATTTCTGTTGTGGGCAACGGCAGTAATATATTCCGTTGTTTTTCATGATAACTATGAGTTCTGGTTTTCTTTTTATAGTGCTTTGAGTAGATATTTTCTTGGATTTCCAGCCACGGTAATTACCGCCTGTGCCCTTTTAAAAGAATCTAAAACGATGAGTCTATTAAAATTAAATAAAATAGCTTTAAATTATAAAGCAATGGCTTTTTTCTTTATAATTTATGGCATTTTGGCTGGAGTATTAGTAGGGGAAAAAAACTTTTTTCCAGCCAATATTATTAATAAGGAGCTATTTCAATATATCTTTGGATTTCCTGTTGAACTAGGAAGAGGAATTGCGGCGGTAGTTATTACAGTGCTATTTATACAGGCAATTGATATTTTTAGATGGGAAGCAAATGAAAAGATTACGCAGCTTACTAAAATGCAGCTTATTAGTAATGAAAGAAAGAAGTTAGCCAGGGAGATTCATGATGGAATAATACAGAATCTTTTTGCCACAGGTCTTCAGGTGGAAAATTTACTGGGAAAAGAAAAGGATTCACAACATCGAAACAATTTAAAAGAAATTAAGTCTAATCTTAATGATGTGATCAGCCAGATTCGTGATTTTATGTCTAAAATGGTAACAAAGAGAATCGAAATAGAAGATTTAAAAGCAAGTTTATTAGAATTGATTCAGCAGTTCGAAAAAATCAGCGATCTAGATATTACTTTTGAGTACAATATTCCCCCAGTCGTGTTAGGATATCTTTCTCCTGACAAATCCACCAATGTTTATTATATAGTACAAGAGGCTCTTTACAACGTATGTAAGCATGCAGATGCTACGAAGGTAAAAGTTAAGTTGACATCAGATTTAAATGTAGTTGTAGTTTCGGTGGAGGATAATGGGAAAGGATTTAAAGAAGATATGGTTTATAGCGAAAAAAGCTACGGTATTATATCTATGAAGGAGAGGGCAGAATTGATTCAAGGTAGCATAGCTATTGAAAACACTAGTAAAGGTGTTAAAATTTTGTTAATCGCACCTTGGGAGGAGGAGACTAGTGAAAAAAAAGATTAG